The Ptychodera flava strain L36383 chromosome 18, AS_Pfla_20210202, whole genome shotgun sequence sequence aaagaatatgataaatgtcgtttccaaaagtgcaaagaaaatcaagaaaatttaacggtttacggttggaatattaaaattaataaagacgtaaattttggcgggaaaatatcagatttggtcacgtgactcaactcgtcaagatttaggcagacttttttttaaagaatctaataattccaataattaggccaaatatcaatcaaatctggtggtttttaaagataattgatcattttcctacttttgggcttgatgggtacaaacacccatgcattaacttacttgagaaagtcaatcttccaagccccctcCGAATATCAAATTGTGTATCCCTAACTGTGATCTAAAGGAAGGACCGTTCGGTGACTGTACGTACACGTTGATAACAACTCTCATAATTGTACATATCTATACATTATTTGTCACATACTTTATGCAGTCGTCTGTATATTTGttgacttgtttgtttgtttacttgctTGCTTGTTCATCGCTTTGTCTCGTGTTTAGTTGGTTTGTATGTCGATTGTCGGTTTATCTGTTTTTGTGCTTACTTGTCTATTGTTTTTCCTTTATATGCCCCTGTGGCGAGTATTCAACATATAGACATGTATATAGACAGATATAGCCTGCCCAAAGTGTTTCGAACCATTTTTTATCCTGACGAaatgaatttcaattcaaaCTGTGGTTAACTTTTTCCAAAAAGTTTgattaaattttattcataGCAGAAGCATTGAGACATCCCGCTATCAACATGATAATTCATGGCTAGGTAACCGGAAAAACAAACACGGAAAATTTAAGAGAGCCaatgtgaaagggttaaagagccACTGAGTTTAGAGATACGATAGCGCCCTCATTGTTAGTTTTCGAGATCATCTTGGGTCACTCTGATGTTAGGTCATCAAACTTTTGCTCTGCTCTGGTCATCAGGTCACATGCGTTTCACTTCCTGTTTATGTCCCCCATCATGTCGGTCGTTCTCACCTTGGCGCACACtgtaagatgttacgcggtaggGAGCAATAAAGCGCGCCTAGAAACACTGTATCACAGGCTTTGAGAGCTGCAATAGGTGAGCATTACAATTTCCAAACGTAATATTATGTGAACCGGCGACGACTTTTACGAGTGACTATCAACTGCATCGAAACTGCACTCGTACCCAGGTACATGTACTCGAAACGTCGCGCGATCCTCAGCGTTTCCCGTAACTcgagattttgtcaaaaagttgTAGATCATGGATGTTGGATGGGTTTGCCGTCTTACCCACAACCCCTGGCAAAACCTGGAGCTGCTATACTGCATCTAGGTAGTACAATGGACGTACCCAGTGGTACGCGTCCTAATATAGTTGTATCAATATCATTGCATGCACTATATACGGTCTAATAAATAGAGAAAGTGGGCTAGCTCTGCCGTATTGGCGAGGTAAACTATGAAACCTTTGACAAGAGTCAGTGTTGGTTCAACAATGAAACCTTTGCAACCCCTGCCACCTCGCAGACATAGGTTCATTTTGGAAAGTGCATGCATCATGGGCTTCCTAATGACTAGGGTCCCACTGAGTGATAAGTATTACTATTACTGTATTGCATTGTTAGGAATACCCAACCTACTGTGATttttaagggagccttcagtaattacagggggggccgggggaatttcgcgaacacctgtaccgtaaaatgtgaccctcccccctatcctcctgtctaaaatgtgaccctcccccttgtccgacattctaaaacttgaccctcccccccccccccccaaccactgcggtattctccccgggaataactaaaacagtatcagctaatttacataacaattggttcaattgttatgttagggacaaattacagaggggatacttgagggctggtgttttggaGGGAcaatcgcaatttatcacgcaagaatttttgaagagatatggtatttcatacagtttagggagggtcaccatattttgtgcaactataagaaggcaagatgtagctgatttagtgcttcatccaaaaatatcaaatcataatacatggagtctatcaggcaaattattgacaatttaccccacaaaacatgctatatctgtattttatatatgtttgataatgtatttaatgtactttgcttgaatagggaagtaaaatgaacatttgtgtacaagaaattgatttctgaatttcatctaaaagttggttcactatccatggtgtttatgatgaaattatgaatagttttttccaatacaaaaataggtaaatctttgcatttgtgtactcttgattattgatattaattttcttgattagactagagtggttacaagtctatggttgtgtaagaaatttgattttggaatttcaccaaaatgtcattcaatacactatgcattggggtctattatgaataattttttttcagtacaaaattagaaaaatctgtgcatttatgcatgcttgattatttagattattgttcttgattagactacagtggttacaagtctatggttgtgtaagaaatttgattttggaatctcaccaaaatgtcaattcactatgcatggcggtctataagtgtggtcgtattttgtttgtgatttccttttcaagaaatatcacacggacaatcaaagttttggccataatatcagcttctgtcaaaagtgaccctccccccaagataggtttataaaaagtgaccctcccccttgaactgttttctaaaaagtgaccctccccccaattcccccggcccaccccccctgtaattactgaaggctccctaagcaGTAACAGATCTCTTATCTTACTTTTGAGAGTCTATTTGATGCCCATTTGTCTGAAGGAACTGATTGATACCCTGAAAAGAACTAAAAGAGAAACTTCGTTGTGGGCCCATAGCTGTGGTATTTTCAGATAGGATTTCtgcatgccttttacgggctggttttgacttttacgattttaacccgcCACCATAGGGTTAAAATcataaaaggcaggaatcccgtctgaaaacaccacagctatggacccacagctaagagaaattgtgctttttgtaaacaaaatcatcaaatcTTATTGCCAtagtttgattttgttgtatGTGTTGTTACAATATGTAACATTAACCCTTTACCTACATGTACCATACAGTTTCACAGCTACATCTGCCAAGTTAGAAATAAGAGGTATTGATCCAAAATCATATATATTTTCACTTACATGCTTGGCCTATTGTAGTAGCTTTAGtctataaaaatcatgtttacagtatctacGTTTTCAGGGGCTTCAAAATGTTCATTATGTCATTAAAGTGCACCATGGACATGCTTTCATTCACACACAGTCCCTCAGACTATGATTCACTAGCTTTAACCATGTTgaactgatggtgaaatatCTTCATCTGCAGTAAAAGAGAAGATGTGGTAATGGGATAGAGCAAGATAAAACAAGTGACAAACAACCAGGACAAAACATGAACCCAAAAGAAATACTTTTAGCATATTTTTTGTAACTCGAAGCACCACATTAAATATTGACAAACTTCGACTAAAGCTATTATATAGCCTCTGCAGAAAAAGTGAATCGCTGAATCGTAAAATGTTCTTTTCTGTCTAGTTGATCGCTCCAGAatatgtaaattgaaaattgattgACAATCATGAAGAGAGTAAATTGATTTATATTAAAAAATACATTCAAAATGCTTGGTAAAAGCAAAAATAGCATAACTTGGTTATGCTTGTTGGAATACATCATAGGGACAGTTCATAATTGTTGCAACAGAACTTGAACCTGgacacaagtttcaatataagATATCCAGTGCAGTACATGTGTTTGGCACTGATGTCAATGTTTATTGTATCATATGTTATTACTTCAGTGTTCCAATATGTAAGTGGACCCAAGGCAGCAATCATCTTCAAGTTAGATCTTCATATTGTCACAAACTCATCTACATCACAGTGGTAATTTCACTTGAAGGAGCGGTCATTCCGTCGCTGTGAGCCGAGAGATTTTTCCACTCACACTTCCATCCCTGAAAGGCCTTCCAAAATGCTTCCCTGTACCTTGCACAAGTGACATTGTAAATCAGAGTGTTGACGGCAGAATTGAGAAAGAGCAGCGTTTTAGCCAGCATCTTGAATGTTACATACGGTTCAGTGTCATCGGACTTTGCGTCCAGTGAACACAGCGTCATTTCAAAATAGATGATGTACTCCGGAGAGACACAGACAAAGAAGATGGACGTTGTCACTACCAAAAGCACAGTTACTTGCCTTCTGTCCTTCAGTGCGGCTGACTTGGTTTAGCCAGGACTTGCTCATCTCTTCTCAGTTTACAGATGATCATGGTGTAGAGTATGAACACTGTACACATGGACACCACAAAGGTCACTATCTCACAGATGAGGATGGCAGTAAAGAGATCGGTTGACACCACAATGGAGTTCATAGTGTGTGGCAGGGACATTAGAAGTCCCGCCAACCAGCAAGCCATCATAGAGATCCGTACGCGGTTCTTGGTACGGAAGTATCTGGCTCTGAACGGATGGCATATTCCCATGTATCTCTCAATGCTGACTAGAGCCACGATGAAGAGTCCGGCAAACTGCGGAATAACACTGAAGATGCTGTGAAAGAAGCGCAGGATTTTTTCGTTGACTTCCTCCATATGAATGAAGTAGAGCTCAAGCGGTATGCCTGTCACAAGAAAGAGAGTGTCGGCAACACACAGGTTGATCAGATAGACATTTAACACCGTTCTCATGGATGGCACTTTCAAAGTCACGTACACGAATGCCGAGTTGCCCACAAGACCTAGAGCCAGGACCATCACCAATACCAGGCTAAATGTGCTCACAGAATAACTGCCACTGTGTCTTTCATGTTTGTCATATCCTTCTGAACTGTCGTTGCCGTCGTAGACATAGTCTTCGAAGGCAGAGGAAACAATGGATCCATTCTTCATGTTGATACAGCAACGTCAGACTCTCTTCTTTTGAGACAAGATGTAATTCCCTGTCACATCAAAACCTCACAAACAAAAAGTCTTGAATCaaagaaatgacattttttcaggATAAACTACCCCGAGAGACCAGGCAAGTTCCACTTTCAAGCTGGAcatgcacaaacttctcagtgTTGTAGCAAATCGTTCTACAAATGTTGAGGAAATATTGATTGGGATGTGAAACATTCAGTGATTCACTGGTCTTAACAAATCAACGGATTGCATAAACAATAATGTAAAACTAATATCATATATATCCTTTCCTAGTTTTGCAATTATCACAGTGAATATCACAACCTTACTTACAATCAGGAACCGGTCCTAAATAAGATTCACGTGATAAACTTTTTTTCTTAATCTGATTCTGGGCTCAGATTCTATGGTGATCGTTTGTGCTCATTTGGTGCTGACAGTTACAGTACCATGTGGAATGGACTGCCAAGTCATATTTGTTCAGCAGCAAGTACTGAAGTTTTAAAATCTGGACTAAAAGACCTAACTTTTTGAGAGAGCATATACTCATGCAACACTGTATACAGTGCCAAAGACCATTTTGATTGATACCAGAAATATATTGTAtcttatcatatcatattatacAGGGATATCATACAGTATAGTATTGTAACAGGAAATTATGGGGAAGTATTTTTAATTTACCAAACAAAAGTTTAGAATTTTAATCAAAGCAGTTTAGTCCCAGCATCTACTGAaagtgaaaatgtttctgaTAAATGCTTACACAAAAccaggccatttaaagaaaattgtttgtttgccgtccttgaattttgaaaaacctaccagccagccaggtaaaaaacaaacacagaaaaaaaacacaagtgtattatcctaagctcatttttatttggtttcttttggaaataGAATATTTCTATTTGTAATAGAGttaacattttgtttgttttcttcattttaacCTTCCGGCATGAGGACGGTAAACACAGAATTTTATTTAAGGCGCCCCATGTGTATAACTGTACAGCTGATGTTCAGGAGATTGACAGGGATGTGAAACATTCACTGgtcttatcaaatcaacagGTCACATAaacaagatttaaacttttattaCAAATACCTTTCCCAGGTTTCTGATGCCATGACATTAATAATGAATATGTACAAGTGAAACACGTTTCATTTCTTCAAAGGTGAAGGAGCAATGACCGATGATAAAAGAATTTGGCTGACATTTTCACTGCTTCAGCTGGCCATGAAGGCAAGGGAAGAATTATCTGTTGCAATATTCAGTACATTTTTAATCGTAAATCTTCTCCATTTGCATTCAAATTGATGACCTTTGAGTTTACAGCACACAAATGACATGCATGCAGGAACTCTCTTACTGTGCACTGTTTACCAGAGGTCACTGACCTTGAACAATAGATCAAACTTTATGTAATAATGAAAGTataagtaagtaaataaataaatgaaaaataatgataataataataatgatgacaCTATCTTAATCTACATGAAAGGTTTTGATCAGCAATTCTGTAATTTAGATATACAAAACTGTAatagaaaaacatttttgtaaaatatacaattaCGAAGCTCCAACAATTAAAGCAAGAAAGTTGACTAAAAGTGCTAAGACAATTCAGTTTCTCTCAGATTCTGTCATTTTAGAAGTTGCACTGTGACTTATATGATTAGCCATGGAAGTTATTCATCCATGGTTTTTTTATCTGTTGCGTATTTTCATGAGTTCCACATATCATCCATGGTTTTAAATCCTTCAAATCCTTTCATGAGCTCCACACACATGCAGCATGTTCTGATCGTAAAAGTTCACAATGACCACATGTAAATTTCTTCTGctatatttttgtttcagaagTTCCAGTTAGCATCCTTGAAGAGTGCAATATGGAATGTCTTTGGTGTCTTTGACAGCCGATCACTGATGAAAGTCACCTTGGCGTTTTTAATCTTTtggtgcatacatgtataccgTTTGGGTGGTCAGTTGATCTGTATATCAAGAACATTGTAACTACAAACAGAGCTGTACAGAAATTATGGCTCCACCAAGGTGTGTCTGCAGCAGGAAATGTGTGGTAAAAGCAATCAAGGACAACCTCCTGCTGATACTGACCCTGGttggtgttgttgttggttTCATCATTGGCGTTGTTGCCAAGGTACCGTATATTAATACTCTCACCAATCACACATAAAATAAGAGCACTGTTTTATGATCTTTTCAGTTGTTCAGTATGTTCTGATGAACTATAGTCAGCTcactttatttttcatggcaaCAAGAGTGTTTGTACTGTGGTTGCTATGTTGAGAagaataaaatatcaaaccaaTAGGAGACAAAAGATCcatctggccattttgaaagcTGTGTTAATACTTAACCAATTACCATTTATCATCATCCAAagtattaaaattgaaaaagttaatattttttacattcagTAATATGGGTACAGGCAATGTGTGGTCAAAGTACCTGCTTTGGGTCAATTACATGTATTCTTAGCATTTgtcaattagttttgtttttcagtcctCGCCCCATAACAGAGGTTCATAATTTCATAACAAACAACAGGGTTGTACCAATAAATACATAGCAACTTAATGAGTGAAGTGTTGTAATGGTTACACTTCTGGCCACGTCTACATATTGAATATCCAATGAACAGGAAAACCTGCCCTAGCTGATACGTATCTAATCAGGATATTTGTCTGGGATTAAAGGACAGGCTTTGATGCAAAATTTCACAAGATGAATATAGCTGTACATTAAAttatattgttatcaatgatatCTATTAGCATTCTGAAAGGTGACTATATAATACAGGTTGTACTGCAATTAAAAATATAGTGTACATATACaccaagagagagagagagaagagagagagagagagagagagagagagagagagagatgtatatataatatgcaTTGCAACTACACAATTTTTATtagaaaaaaagatattttattttggcattaatcaattttattttcatgacaaattttcatgttatttttcCACTACTTAGGGAGCAGACCCTTCCAATGATGCTATCATGTGGGTCAATATGCCAGGAGAGTTGTTCCTTCGTGGTCTACAGCTGGCTGTCATACCTTTGATTGTATCAACTGTTATCACAGGTAAAAATCATCTGCCAGCTACATTTACACTTGCACTGCAAAGTTCAATGTTCAAAGTTCAATCAGAGGCATTTCAGTTCTCCTATATAATATGGTATGTGTTCTTCATCATCTGATTAACCctgtgagtgctgtaatttttcctaccattattttaatataacattttatcaatttttatgaatttttttttaatttttgtgataattttggaccaaatggacatcaaatttcacaGTCTGTATTTtcctatcaaaatttttgcaaaaatctgaaaagaattCTCTGGGGCACATTTCACATAggcagcaaaaattgactttcgcGCTCAGAGGGGTAAGGTACATGTGAAAATGTGCCTCAGGTACTCAGATTTTAAAAATGAGTTTCTTTGATTTACTTTTGCGTTGGCTATTAAGTCCTGTTTAATTCAGTAGCATCAATCCAATCTTCTTCTTGATTCTAAAAGTTTGTAGTCGTCTGCACACAAGCCTTGACTCTATCCTTgtgtaaattttgaacaaaagaaGCCATGCAAAAGGGAAAATTTCTCAAAGCTtcatttcaaatgttgcttGATAATGCACAGGCTTATCTTGTTCTCTTCAAGTGTATGCTGTATTGACTAATAACAAGTTCTATCGTCAGCTAGGTTGACAAAGCATGTCTGATTTGATAAGATTCCAACACCAAATATATCTGTCTCAAGCTTCATTTCTCATTTCCATTGACTGCATCACACTTCACAGCCGTCGCTACATTGGATGTCAGAGACAACGCCAAGATGGGTGGCTTCAGTCTACTGTACATTGTCATGGCAACCTCATCAGCTGTCATCATGGGATTGACCTTGACTGTGGCGATTCATCCTGGCAAACACAGCACTGATGGTGGAAAGGACAGTCCCAcatcaaactatgaaactcagGATATCTTTGCTGATCTTTTGAGGTATTAGGTTTAAATCATATCTGCTTCTACAAACAGAAAAGATCAGAGTAGATCAGGAGGTGGTGAGGAAATTTAAacagtacatgtaccggtagctgtaagttttgatgattttttcagtttgttctcaaacctttgagtgctgtgattttttccaaccaatattttagtgcaacattttaccaatttttatgaatttttctgtaattgttttgataattttggaccaaactgacatcacatttcattggctacagtttttgtcaaaattttggcaaaaatctggaaaaaaattgaatggagTATATATTGTAAAGGCAACGAAAATTGACCGTCagcgctcaaagagttaatgtcaactagtttcttgttctactcctcaatACATGTATGgacacacagtattcagcttgttcaTTAACTCAGTATgtatagactgcattgttatcgttgacatgtgaattctggtccggactaaaattcaaatgtaaacaataccacactgcattttacacacatagacgctgtgttgacaagataAATGGTTAGTGCTCCAACATTATTTTAGGTGAACAAGAAAATGTAGctgacagtaaaaaaaaaataatgaaaaaaagtcatcaaaagttacagttactgtccatttaaaattaaataaagcAAGAAGTACATGTAGGGCTGATTTCTATTATTCTGTTTAAACAAATAGGGATAATATCTGTCTTTTCACTTACACAATTAATTCAGATAAAgcatatttttgattttcagttAATCGCAGAAAATCTTGCCATCGGTCAGATTTTTGACATACATGGTTAGagattgaaaaatagaaaatttacattacatgtaaatgtaccaGTATCAATAACAGCAATTTTATTGCACCTTACTGTTgctgatttttttgaaattttttttccccaaTCAGTGTGTTTTCTACGATCACCAGTTAGCAGGTGTAAAGAACGTAATCAGTCATTGTTCATATTTTATTCT is a genomic window containing:
- the LOC139117669 gene encoding somatostatin receptor type 2-like; the protein is MKNGSIVSSAFEDYVYDGNDSSEGYDKHERHSGSYSVSTFSLVLVMVLALGLVGNSAFVYVTLKVPSMRTVLNVYLINLCVADTLFLVTGIPLELYFIHMEEVNEKILRFFHSIFSVIPQFAGLFIVALVSIERYMGICHPFRARYFRTKNRVRISMMACWLAGLLMSLPHTMNSIVVSTDLFTAILICEIVTFVVSMCTVFILYTMIICKLRRDEQVLAKPSQPH